One window from the genome of Mycolicibacterium gadium encodes:
- a CDS encoding hotdog family protein yields MAKGTPRFGEQPLPQTVAAAAALRRLTGLLLSLEHEHPTVDVMVAQIAEWERELAPAVPSDPTPRIGPQSTADQRVYLDHAFDVGAYNPCFPEYSFDHLDADTASGRVTFPVVYEGPPGLVNGGFLAVFFDCVTQHQSCASGRTSKTRSLTVTFRRPTPVLVELGFDVVRAEADGRVTSTARLRYGDEVLCTGEFSTAASSPDKLSVFDFGHRRATN; encoded by the coding sequence ATGGCCAAGGGCACCCCACGGTTCGGCGAGCAACCGTTGCCGCAGACGGTGGCGGCCGCCGCGGCGCTGCGTCGGCTGACCGGGCTGCTGCTGTCGTTGGAACACGAGCACCCCACCGTCGATGTCATGGTCGCCCAGATCGCCGAGTGGGAACGTGAACTCGCTCCCGCAGTACCCTCCGATCCGACCCCGCGCATCGGGCCGCAGAGCACCGCGGATCAACGGGTGTACCTGGATCACGCTTTCGACGTCGGTGCGTACAACCCGTGCTTCCCCGAGTACAGCTTCGATCACCTGGACGCCGACACCGCATCCGGCCGCGTCACCTTTCCCGTGGTCTACGAAGGGCCGCCGGGTCTGGTCAACGGCGGCTTCCTGGCGGTGTTCTTCGACTGTGTCACCCAACATCAGAGTTGCGCTTCTGGGCGCACCAGCAAGACACGCTCGCTGACGGTCACGTTTCGCCGGCCGACCCCCGTCCTCGTCGAGCTCGGGTTCGACGTCGTTCGCGCGGAAGCCGACGGCCGGGTCACCAGCACGGCACGCCTGCGGTACGGCGACGAGGTTCTGTGCACCGGCGAATTCAGCACGGCGGCGTCGTCACCCGACAAATTGAGCGTCTTCGACTTCGGTCACCGGCGGGCGACGAACTGA
- a CDS encoding enoyl-CoA hydratase/isomerase family protein, whose protein sequence is MTDDGAVTNSRVDDVLHVTLERPSRRNSLSPPMVNAFVDALTHAATDDSLRVIHIRGGGTDFCAGVDWISANTGQRPRTGDLVRRVPHGAHRVIELVHSVQLPVVCSVRGWAAGLGCNLALAADFTVASTDAVFWEPFLERGFSPDSGSTWLLPRLVGLARAKSMLLLGEKVSGADAADWGLIHRCADDSELDDVAAELLARLASGPTVAIGLAKQAIHYGLDATLPQTMNQELFNLELSCRTKDFKEGLAAFREKRTPEFGGR, encoded by the coding sequence GTGACCGACGACGGGGCGGTGACAAATTCCCGCGTAGACGACGTCCTGCACGTCACGCTCGAGCGCCCGTCTCGGCGCAACTCGTTGAGCCCGCCGATGGTGAACGCGTTCGTCGACGCACTGACCCATGCCGCGACCGATGACTCGCTTCGCGTCATCCACATTCGCGGCGGCGGAACCGATTTCTGCGCAGGGGTCGACTGGATTTCTGCCAACACCGGTCAGCGTCCCCGCACCGGTGACCTCGTGCGCCGCGTCCCACACGGTGCGCATCGCGTGATCGAACTGGTCCACTCCGTCCAACTGCCCGTCGTGTGCAGCGTGCGCGGCTGGGCCGCCGGCCTGGGCTGCAACCTCGCACTGGCCGCCGATTTCACCGTCGCCAGCACAGACGCCGTGTTCTGGGAACCGTTCCTGGAGCGCGGCTTCAGCCCGGATTCTGGGTCGACATGGCTGCTCCCCCGGTTGGTCGGGTTGGCGCGCGCGAAGAGCATGCTGCTGCTCGGTGAGAAGGTCAGCGGAGCAGACGCCGCGGACTGGGGGCTCATTCACCGTTGCGCCGACGATTCCGAACTCGATGACGTCGCCGCGGAACTGCTGGCACGGTTGGCCTCCGGTCCCACCGTCGCGATCGGGCTCGCCAAACAGGCCATCCATTACGGACTGGACGCGACGCTCCCGCAGACGATGAACCAGGAACTCTTCAACCTGGAACTGTCCTGTCGGACCAAGGATTTCAAGGAAGGCCTCGCGGCGTTCCGCGAGAAGCGCACACCGGAGTTCGGTGGCCGGTGA
- a CDS encoding enoyl-CoA hydratase/isomerase family protein — MSSSIFEDIIYEVDGHKATITLNRPQALNALSPHMITELRSAYDEAESDDDIWILIVTGTGRAFCTGADAKQIPEDGKVINERAYLSTYDQWEAPQEGTPPFRRMAKPVLAAINGICCGAGLDWVTTGDIVIASDTATFFDPHVSIGLVAGREMVRLARVLPRNIALRMALTGKHERMDAQRAYDLGMISEIVDHDRLLERAHEIADMVNSNAPLAVRGTRLAIHKTLDLPLNEAEILAEAFRERNLHTADSLEGPRAFMEKRAPIWQCR; from the coding sequence ATGTCATCCTCAATTTTCGAGGACATCATCTACGAGGTCGACGGGCACAAAGCCACGATCACCCTGAACCGGCCACAGGCGCTCAACGCACTGAGCCCGCACATGATCACTGAACTGCGCTCCGCGTACGACGAGGCCGAATCAGACGACGACATCTGGATACTCATCGTGACCGGCACCGGCCGGGCATTCTGCACCGGGGCTGACGCGAAGCAGATCCCGGAGGACGGCAAGGTCATCAACGAACGGGCATACCTGTCGACCTACGACCAGTGGGAGGCACCCCAAGAGGGCACACCGCCTTTTCGCCGCATGGCCAAACCCGTCCTGGCTGCGATCAACGGCATCTGCTGCGGCGCAGGTCTGGACTGGGTTACGACGGGCGACATAGTCATCGCCTCGGACACGGCGACATTCTTCGACCCGCACGTCAGCATCGGCCTGGTGGCAGGCCGTGAGATGGTGCGGCTTGCCCGCGTACTGCCCCGAAACATCGCGCTGCGCATGGCGCTGACAGGTAAGCACGAACGGATGGATGCCCAGCGCGCGTACGACCTCGGAATGATCTCCGAGATCGTCGACCACGACCGTCTTCTCGAACGCGCACACGAGATCGCCGACATGGTGAACTCGAATGCCCCGTTGGCTGTGCGGGGCACTCGGTTGGCCATCCACAAGACACTGGACCTGCCACTCAACGAGGCGGAAATTCTCGCGGAAGCCTTTCGAGAGCGCAATCTGCACACAGCGGATTCGCTGGAGGGACCCAGGGCGTTCATGGAGAAACGCGCGCCGATCTGGCAATGCCGATGA
- a CDS encoding enoyl-CoA hydratase/isomerase family protein: MPMTSDSFETILLDVDATAHVATITLNRPHSLNAFNRVMCQEMAEAWRIVKLDDAVHAVVVRAAGDRAFSAGLDIKSPYGQPENVWNHEDPGEYLSPKWQKMWKPVVCAVQGMCTAGAFYFVNESDVVICSDDATFFDSHVSAGLVCALEPIGLMRRVGLGEALRIALMGNDERVSAGTALRIGLVSEVVSTDQLWARAHQIASAIAAKPPTATQGTVKAIWESLDKPYRAAMEQNLIYTRLGNPLGQAELANHSPDDTFTPRLR, translated from the coding sequence ATGCCGATGACCTCGGACAGTTTCGAGACGATCCTGCTCGACGTGGATGCCACCGCGCACGTCGCGACGATCACGCTGAACCGGCCGCACTCGCTCAACGCTTTCAACAGGGTGATGTGCCAGGAAATGGCCGAGGCATGGCGGATCGTCAAGCTCGACGACGCGGTCCATGCCGTTGTGGTGCGTGCGGCGGGCGATCGCGCGTTCTCCGCCGGTCTGGACATCAAGTCCCCTTATGGTCAGCCGGAGAACGTGTGGAATCACGAAGATCCGGGCGAATACCTCAGCCCCAAGTGGCAGAAGATGTGGAAGCCCGTCGTATGCGCGGTGCAAGGCATGTGCACCGCGGGCGCGTTCTATTTCGTCAACGAATCCGACGTCGTCATCTGCAGTGACGACGCGACGTTTTTCGATTCGCACGTCAGCGCGGGTCTGGTGTGCGCTCTGGAACCGATCGGCCTGATGCGCCGCGTCGGCTTGGGTGAAGCACTGCGAATCGCGCTGATGGGCAACGACGAACGCGTAAGCGCCGGCACCGCGCTGCGGATCGGTCTGGTGTCCGAGGTCGTGTCTACCGACCAGCTGTGGGCCCGCGCCCACCAGATCGCGTCCGCGATCGCGGCCAAACCGCCGACGGCAACCCAGGGCACTGTGAAAGCGATTTGGGAATCTCTGGACAAGCCCTATCGCGCGGCCATGGAACAGAACCTGATCTACACCCGGTTGGGAAACCCCCTCGGGCAGGCCGAACTCGCCAACCATTCTCCCGACGACACGTTCACACCGAGGCTGCGCTGA
- a CDS encoding class I adenylate-forming enzyme family protein has protein sequence MAAHPLSRRISDVMDLRPEGPAIEYDAEWLTWGEVATLARHIEALDDTGCQVGILLRNTPSHVAAFLGVLMGGGTVVVVNPARGDDRIRADVESLRLPLIIGTDKDLSTLVAPATHTATVAIAGLMDAPAVNAADEPTGDAGRAGVAVRMLTSGTTGPPKRIDLTYDMLARSVIGTDFDAAPSPTGPRRGVAIVNAPLVHIGGVFRVLQCVCEARSFALLDRFELDRWADAVRRHRPQAVSLVPAALRTVLHSNLTRDDLHSIRAVTSGTAPLSAEDADAFTDKFGIPVLTSYAATEFGGGVAGWSLRDYQKYWDTKRGSVGKATLGAQLRVVDDNGTPVTANQPGVLEVRPGQLGPAGDWMRTTDMARIDADGFLWILGRADQAIIRGGFKVMPDDVRTALESHPAVQGAAVVGRPDQRLGETPVAMVELRETVDVATLLDHLRTRLARYEIPTDIAIVEQIPRTPSGKADLTAVRGHFDAVDHA, from the coding sequence ATGGCCGCACATCCGCTCAGCCGGCGCATCAGCGATGTAATGGATCTGCGGCCTGAAGGTCCCGCGATCGAGTACGACGCCGAATGGCTGACGTGGGGTGAGGTCGCCACGTTGGCGCGTCACATCGAGGCGCTCGATGACACCGGGTGTCAGGTCGGAATCCTGTTGCGTAACACACCGTCTCACGTCGCCGCGTTCCTCGGCGTGCTGATGGGCGGCGGGACCGTCGTCGTCGTCAACCCCGCGCGCGGCGACGATCGCATCCGAGCTGACGTCGAATCACTGCGCCTCCCATTGATCATCGGTACGGACAAAGATCTGTCGACGCTGGTCGCACCGGCGACGCACACCGCGACCGTGGCGATCGCCGGGCTGATGGACGCCCCTGCCGTGAACGCGGCGGACGAACCAACCGGTGATGCCGGCCGCGCCGGAGTCGCGGTGCGGATGTTGACCAGTGGTACGACGGGTCCGCCCAAGCGCATCGATCTCACCTACGACATGCTGGCCCGCAGCGTGATCGGCACCGACTTCGACGCCGCACCGTCACCGACCGGACCACGGCGTGGCGTGGCTATCGTCAATGCCCCGCTGGTGCACATCGGGGGCGTGTTCCGGGTGCTTCAATGCGTCTGCGAAGCACGGTCATTCGCACTGCTGGATCGCTTCGAGCTCGACCGGTGGGCCGATGCGGTCCGCCGACACCGCCCGCAGGCGGTATCGCTGGTTCCCGCGGCCCTGCGCACCGTGCTTCATTCCAACTTGACCCGCGACGACCTGCACAGTATCCGCGCGGTCACCTCGGGTACCGCCCCGTTGTCGGCAGAGGATGCCGACGCATTCACCGACAAGTTCGGTATTCCGGTCCTGACGTCCTACGCCGCTACGGAGTTCGGCGGAGGGGTCGCCGGGTGGTCACTGCGTGACTACCAGAAGTACTGGGACACCAAGCGTGGCAGTGTCGGCAAGGCCACGCTCGGCGCGCAACTACGTGTCGTCGACGACAACGGCACGCCTGTCACCGCCAACCAGCCAGGGGTGCTCGAGGTGCGGCCCGGTCAACTCGGGCCGGCAGGAGACTGGATGCGGACCACGGACATGGCGCGCATCGACGCGGACGGGTTTCTGTGGATTCTCGGCCGCGCCGATCAGGCGATCATCCGTGGCGGCTTCAAGGTGATGCCCGACGACGTGCGTACCGCGTTGGAAAGTCATCCGGCCGTGCAGGGTGCGGCGGTGGTCGGACGACCCGATCAGCGGCTTGGCGAGACACCCGTGGCGATGGTCGAACTGCGCGAGACTGTCGACGTGGCGACGTTGCTGGACCACCTGCGAACACGGCTGGCACGCTACGAGATTCCCACTGACATCGCGATCGTCGAACAGATCCCCAGAACACCGTCGGGCAAGGCCGACCTGACCGCCGTCCGCGGACACTTCGACGCCGTCGACCATGCCTGA
- a CDS encoding class I adenylate-forming enzyme family protein — MPDDTVAAVLREQVRSRGDHPLLICDSDHLSYAEAQQRSTKLACGLITLGAGKGSHVGVLYPNGPDFIVAMLAAARIGAVVIPFSTFATASEMATQLAHADVEILLATASYRGHDYRERFAQIDRAGIPLLQQTFFDSAPPVAVDSELLEAMEDDVDASDTLAIVYTSGSTSAPKGVMHTHASLLDHQRVLNEIRGLGPTDKLFCNSPFFWIGGIAFSILAVMLAGATLVCSNAVDPSETLDLLEAEKPTMTNGFVGGITSLASHPSLPTRDLSSMRRGNLYSIMAPDVRPADPELRHTMLGMTETGSVITISEDESDQPEHRRGSFGRPAPGFDTKVVDDTGERVDAGEMGELCVRGPFLMQRYYKLSREECFDADDWFHTGDLVRTDADGFVYFIGRRGAMIKTAGANVAPAEVEKAIAKVAGLAAHVVGLPDPERGQVVAAIVALDEGAEFDEDALRERLKSELSSYKIPRRFAAMRAAEIPLMSSGKVDMPRLTKVFDA, encoded by the coding sequence ATGCCTGACGACACCGTCGCCGCAGTGCTGCGCGAACAAGTGCGCAGCCGGGGCGACCATCCGCTGCTGATATGCGACAGCGACCATCTCAGCTATGCCGAGGCCCAACAACGCTCGACCAAGTTGGCATGCGGGCTGATCACGCTCGGTGCAGGTAAGGGTAGTCACGTCGGAGTGCTGTACCCGAACGGGCCGGACTTCATCGTGGCAATGCTGGCCGCAGCCCGCATAGGCGCCGTCGTGATCCCCTTCTCGACGTTCGCCACCGCTTCCGAGATGGCGACGCAGCTCGCCCACGCCGACGTCGAGATCCTGCTCGCCACTGCTTCCTACCGCGGCCACGACTACCGCGAGAGATTCGCCCAGATCGATCGGGCCGGTATCCCGTTGCTACAGCAGACCTTCTTCGATTCCGCGCCGCCGGTCGCCGTCGATTCGGAACTGCTGGAGGCGATGGAGGACGACGTCGACGCCTCGGACACGCTGGCGATTGTGTACACGTCGGGTTCGACGAGCGCACCGAAGGGCGTCATGCACACACATGCGTCGCTACTCGACCATCAACGGGTGCTCAACGAGATCCGCGGGCTGGGCCCGACAGACAAATTGTTCTGCAACTCACCGTTCTTCTGGATAGGTGGTATCGCATTCTCGATTCTGGCCGTGATGCTCGCCGGCGCCACGCTCGTGTGCTCCAACGCCGTCGACCCGAGCGAAACCCTCGACCTGCTGGAAGCCGAAAAACCCACCATGACCAATGGTTTCGTGGGCGGAATCACCTCGCTGGCCAGTCATCCCAGCCTCCCGACGCGAGATCTGTCCTCCATGCGCCGCGGTAACCTGTACTCGATCATGGCCCCCGATGTGCGGCCGGCGGACCCCGAGCTGCGGCACACGATGCTCGGGATGACCGAGACCGGAAGCGTCATCACTATCAGCGAGGACGAATCCGACCAGCCCGAACATCGGCGTGGGTCGTTCGGCCGGCCGGCACCGGGATTCGACACCAAGGTCGTCGACGACACCGGCGAACGTGTCGACGCGGGGGAGATGGGCGAGTTGTGCGTCCGTGGACCATTTCTGATGCAACGCTATTACAAGCTCAGCCGTGAAGAGTGCTTCGACGCCGACGACTGGTTTCACACCGGCGATCTCGTCCGCACCGATGCCGACGGCTTCGTCTACTTCATCGGCCGACGCGGCGCAATGATCAAGACCGCGGGCGCAAACGTCGCACCCGCCGAGGTGGAGAAGGCGATCGCCAAGGTCGCCGGATTAGCGGCGCACGTCGTCGGGCTACCCGATCCCGAGCGCGGACAGGTCGTGGCCGCGATCGTTGCGCTGGACGAAGGTGCCGAATTCGACGAGGACGCGCTGCGTGAAAGGCTAAAGAGCGAGCTGTCGTCATACAAGATTCCGAGGCGCTTCGCCGCGATGCGCGCCGCAGAGATTCCACTGATGTCCAGCGGAAAAGTCGACATGCCGCGTCTCACAAAGGTCTTCGATGCCTGA
- a CDS encoding class I adenylate-forming enzyme family protein, producing the protein MPDTIDRLVRLRAANDAGKPMVIDPDARLTYAELDATSRDLAAAFIATGVAKGVRVGLIMPNCAQWVQIAVALTRIGAVLVPLSTLMQPPELAAALRTASVQCLITVEEFRGHRYLDDLEQYRVDLPALRKLWTADRLPRPSDNAPVDAVAETVTPSDTLAIMFTSGSSGPPKGVIHSHGNALGAVRSGLAARCIDADTRLYLPMPFFWVGGFGSGVLSALLAGATLVTEQIPRPETTLRLLERERVTLFRGWPDQAAALARETDAVAADLSSLRPGSLEALLPADQRAEPGARARLFGMTESFGPYCGYPADTDMPRSAWGSCGKPFDGTEVRIVDADDGTPVPRGTVGMIQLRGPNMMRGICRVSHHELFTADGFYPTGDLGHLDDDGFMFYHGRSDDMFKVSGATVYPSEVEDALRTIDGVGGAFVTEVDGAVGAVVISRLAAGELRDAARRLLSAFKVPSVWLAVDSDDAVPRKATGKVDVPRLRALLREATGLHRAT; encoded by the coding sequence ATGCCTGACACGATTGATCGGCTGGTGCGACTTCGAGCCGCCAACGACGCGGGAAAACCGATGGTCATCGACCCTGATGCCCGGCTCACGTACGCCGAACTCGACGCGACAAGCCGCGACCTGGCCGCCGCGTTCATCGCCACCGGTGTCGCCAAGGGCGTGCGGGTGGGGCTGATCATGCCGAACTGTGCGCAGTGGGTGCAGATCGCTGTGGCGCTCACCCGCATCGGCGCGGTGCTGGTGCCGCTGAGCACGCTGATGCAACCGCCCGAGCTCGCCGCCGCGCTGCGGACGGCCTCCGTCCAGTGCCTGATCACCGTGGAGGAATTCCGCGGCCACCGTTACCTCGACGACCTCGAGCAATATCGGGTGGATCTCCCCGCACTTCGCAAGTTATGGACGGCCGACCGGCTTCCACGCCCCTCCGACAATGCGCCCGTCGATGCGGTCGCCGAAACCGTCACGCCCAGCGACACACTCGCGATCATGTTCACGTCAGGCAGCAGTGGCCCCCCCAAAGGTGTCATCCATTCGCACGGCAACGCGCTGGGCGCGGTGCGATCAGGCCTGGCGGCCCGCTGCATCGATGCCGACACCAGGCTGTATCTCCCGATGCCCTTCTTCTGGGTCGGCGGATTCGGCAGTGGTGTGCTGTCGGCACTGCTCGCCGGCGCCACGCTGGTCACCGAGCAGATCCCCCGGCCCGAGACGACGTTGCGACTGCTCGAGCGCGAACGCGTCACCTTGTTCCGCGGGTGGCCGGATCAAGCGGCGGCGCTGGCACGCGAAACTGATGCAGTGGCAGCCGATCTGTCGTCACTGCGTCCTGGCAGCCTCGAGGCGTTGCTACCCGCCGATCAGCGAGCCGAACCCGGCGCCAGGGCGAGGCTGTTCGGGATGACCGAATCGTTCGGCCCATACTGCGGCTATCCCGCCGATACCGACATGCCGCGGTCCGCGTGGGGCAGCTGCGGAAAACCGTTCGACGGCACGGAGGTTCGGATCGTAGACGCGGACGACGGCACACCCGTCCCCCGCGGCACTGTCGGGATGATCCAGCTCCGCGGACCCAACATGATGCGGGGCATCTGCCGCGTCAGTCACCATGAGCTGTTCACCGCTGACGGCTTCTACCCCACCGGCGATCTCGGCCACCTTGATGACGACGGTTTCATGTTCTACCACGGTCGCTCCGACGACATGTTCAAGGTCAGCGGCGCAACCGTGTACCCCAGCGAGGTCGAGGATGCGCTGCGCACGATCGACGGGGTGGGCGGTGCCTTCGTCACGGAGGTAGACGGCGCCGTCGGCGCCGTTGTGATCTCCCGGCTGGCTGCCGGAGAACTCCGTGACGCAGCGCGCCGGCTGCTGAGCGCCTTCAAGGTTCCGTCGGTGTGGCTGGCCGTCGACTCCGACGACGCGGTTCCCCGCAAGGCGACGGGCAAGGTCGATGTGCCCCGACTGCGCGCGCTACTGCGCGAGGCTACTGGACTACACCGCGCGACGTGA
- a CDS encoding GntR family transcriptional regulator: MSVPELPHALARTQLAEDVARIVRKRVFDGTYAAGTYVRLDQLAADLGISVTPVREALFELKAEGLLAQQPHRGFVVLPVTGRDLTDVSDVQAYIGGELAARAATNITDDQLRDLQQIQSDLEDAYAADDDESAVRLNHEFHRAINVASDSPKLAQLMSQITRYAPESVFPIIAGWPEKSNKHHRRLLAALEKRDENLARTAMSEHLAAGAKPLIEHLTSRGVVQ, from the coding sequence GTGTCCGTTCCCGAGCTTCCCCACGCGCTGGCCAGGACGCAACTGGCCGAAGACGTCGCGCGCATCGTGCGCAAGCGGGTCTTCGACGGCACGTACGCCGCGGGCACTTACGTGCGATTGGATCAGCTCGCGGCGGATCTCGGCATCAGTGTCACGCCCGTGCGCGAGGCGCTGTTCGAACTGAAGGCCGAGGGACTGCTCGCGCAACAGCCACATCGCGGCTTCGTGGTGCTGCCGGTGACCGGTCGGGATCTGACCGACGTGTCCGACGTGCAGGCCTATATCGGAGGTGAACTCGCCGCGCGCGCAGCAACCAACATCACCGACGACCAACTACGTGATCTCCAGCAGATCCAGTCCGATCTGGAAGACGCATACGCCGCCGATGACGACGAAAGCGCCGTGCGGCTCAACCACGAGTTCCATCGTGCGATCAACGTCGCCTCGGATTCGCCGAAACTCGCCCAGCTGATGTCACAGATCACCCGTTATGCACCCGAATCGGTGTTCCCGATCATCGCGGGCTGGCCGGAGAAGTCGAACAAGCACCATCGCCGGTTGCTAGCCGCGTTGGAGAAGCGCGACGAGAACCTCGCTCGCACGGCGATGTCCGAGCATCTGGCGGCCGGGGCCAAGCCGTTGATCGAGCACCTCACGTCGCGCGGTGTAGTCCAGTAG
- a CDS encoding acyl-CoA dehydrogenase family protein, producing the protein MTKLAQTLGLTEFQTEIVANVRQFVDKEIIPAAQELEHADTYPQAIVDQMREMGLFGLMIPEEYGGLGESLLTYALCVEELARGWMSVSGVINTHFIVAYMIRQHGTDAQKQDYLPRMATGETRGAFSMSEPELGSDVAAIRTRGKRNDDGTYTIDGQKMWLTNGGSSTLVAALVRTDEGADKPHRNLTAFLVEKPTGFGEVAPGLTIPGKIDKLGYKGIDTTELIFDGYVAQAADILGEAPGQGFFQMMDGIEVGRVNVSARACGVGIRAFELAVNYAQQRQTFGKPIAEHQAIAFQLAEMATKVEAAHLMMVNAARLKDSGARNDVAAGMAKYLASEFCSEVTQQSFRIHGGYGYSKEYEIERLMRDAPFLLIGEGTSEIQKNIISKRLLADYRI; encoded by the coding sequence ATGACCAAGCTTGCCCAGACGCTGGGCCTGACCGAGTTCCAGACTGAGATCGTCGCCAACGTACGGCAATTCGTCGACAAGGAGATCATCCCCGCCGCGCAGGAACTCGAGCACGCAGACACCTACCCGCAGGCCATCGTGGACCAGATGCGGGAGATGGGTCTGTTCGGGTTGATGATTCCCGAGGAGTACGGCGGGCTCGGTGAGTCGCTGCTGACTTACGCGTTGTGCGTCGAGGAGCTTGCCCGCGGCTGGATGAGTGTCTCCGGGGTGATCAACACGCACTTCATCGTCGCGTACATGATCCGCCAGCACGGCACCGATGCCCAGAAGCAGGACTACCTGCCACGGATGGCCACCGGTGAGACCCGCGGCGCGTTCTCGATGTCCGAGCCCGAACTCGGATCCGACGTCGCGGCGATCCGCACCAGGGGCAAGCGCAACGACGACGGCACCTACACCATCGACGGCCAGAAGATGTGGCTGACCAACGGCGGCAGTTCGACATTGGTTGCCGCGCTGGTGCGCACCGACGAGGGCGCGGACAAGCCGCACCGGAATCTCACCGCATTCCTCGTCGAAAAGCCAACGGGATTCGGCGAAGTCGCTCCGGGACTGACGATTCCCGGCAAGATCGACAAGCTGGGCTACAAGGGCATCGACACCACGGAACTGATCTTCGACGGTTACGTGGCGCAGGCCGCCGACATCCTCGGTGAAGCCCCCGGTCAGGGCTTCTTCCAAATGATGGACGGCATCGAGGTCGGTCGTGTCAACGTGTCTGCCAGGGCGTGCGGGGTGGGGATCCGAGCGTTCGAGCTCGCCGTGAACTACGCGCAGCAGCGGCAGACGTTCGGCAAGCCGATCGCAGAACACCAGGCCATTGCGTTCCAGTTGGCCGAGATGGCGACCAAGGTCGAGGCGGCGCATCTGATGATGGTCAACGCCGCGAGGCTGAAGGATTCCGGCGCACGCAACGACGTCGCGGCGGGAATGGCGAAATACCTTGCGAGCGAGTTCTGCTCGGAGGTCACCCAGCAGAGCTTCCGGATCCACGGCGGCTATGGCTACTCCAAGGAGTACGAGATCGAGCGCCTGATGCGCGACGCGCCGTTTCTGCTGATCGGTGAGGGAACCAGCGAAATCCAGAAGAACATCATCAGCAAGCGACTGCTCGCCGATTATCGGATCTGA
- a CDS encoding acetyl-CoA C-acetyltransferase: protein MSRDAVICEPVRTPIGRYGGMFKSLTAVDLGVTALTGLLERTGIDPAAVQDVILGHCYPSSEAPAIGRVVALDAGLPVTVPGMQVDRRCGSGLQAVIQACLQVANGDNDLVVAGGAESMSNVSFYSTDMRWGGARSGVQVHDALARGRTTAGGKHYPVPGGMLETAENLRKQYSISRQEQDELAVTSHQRAVAAQKDGILAEEIIPVTVSTRQGEELIDTDEHPRADTTVESLAKLKPVLLKSDPDATVTAGNASGQNDAASMCIVTTPEKAAELGLTPLVRLVSWGSAGVAPNIMGIGPVPATEAALAKAGLSLSDIDLIELNEAFAAQALAVMRAWEFNAADHDRTNVHGSGISLGHPVGATGGRMLATLARELNRRGARYGLETMCIGGGQGLAAVFERVGK from the coding sequence ATGAGTCGAGACGCTGTAATCTGCGAACCAGTTCGCACGCCGATCGGCCGATACGGCGGCATGTTCAAATCGCTGACCGCGGTGGACCTCGGTGTCACCGCGCTCACCGGGTTGCTCGAACGCACCGGGATCGATCCCGCCGCAGTGCAAGACGTCATCCTCGGGCACTGCTATCCGAGCAGCGAGGCGCCCGCGATCGGCCGCGTGGTCGCGCTCGATGCCGGTCTGCCGGTGACGGTGCCGGGCATGCAGGTCGACCGCAGATGCGGCTCGGGTTTGCAGGCGGTGATCCAGGCGTGCCTTCAGGTTGCCAACGGCGACAACGACCTCGTGGTCGCGGGCGGTGCCGAGAGCATGAGCAATGTCAGCTTCTATTCGACCGACATGCGTTGGGGCGGCGCCCGGTCGGGTGTCCAGGTGCACGACGCGCTGGCACGCGGACGCACCACCGCCGGCGGCAAGCACTACCCGGTACCCGGCGGCATGCTGGAGACCGCGGAGAACCTGCGCAAGCAGTACTCGATCTCCAGGCAGGAGCAGGACGAGCTCGCGGTGACGTCGCATCAGCGGGCAGTCGCCGCGCAGAAGGACGGGATTCTCGCCGAGGAGATCATCCCCGTCACCGTCTCAACCCGTCAGGGCGAGGAACTGATCGACACCGACGAACACCCCCGCGCCGACACCACTGTGGAGTCGCTGGCGAAGCTGAAACCTGTTCTGCTGAAAAGTGATCCCGATGCGACCGTCACAGCTGGCAATGCCAGCGGACAGAACGACGCGGCATCGATGTGCATCGTGACCACGCCCGAGAAAGCCGCCGAACTCGGCCTTACGCCGCTCGTTCGGCTGGTGTCGTGGGGATCGGCGGGAGTGGCGCCGAACATCATGGGCATCGGGCCCGTACCTGCGACCGAAGCGGCGCTCGCCAAGGCGGGACTGTCGCTGAGCGATATCGACCTGATCGAACTCAACGAGGCGTTCGCTGCACAGGCGCTCGCGGTGATGCGGGCGTGGGAATTCAACGCCGCCGATCACGACCGGACGAACGTGCACGGTTCGGGTATCTCGCTGGGCCACCCGGTCGGTGCGACCGGCGGACGAATGCTGGCGACACTCGCACGCGAGTTGAACCGCCGCGGTGCCCGGTACGGGTTGGAGACGATGTGCATCGGCGGCGGGCAGGGCTTGGCCGCCGTCTTCGAAAGGGTGGGCAAATGA